Proteins from a single region of Ziziphus jujuba cultivar Dongzao chromosome 1, ASM3175591v1:
- the LOC107414235 gene encoding uncharacterized protein LOC107414235 isoform X2, protein MSLPMKSEPVPFAPTLSPPRTLFEELRKKRMEELRQALELSEDSIGSLETKLETLKAEKGDCGQINYDSSQTESPVPFQKSEGFVSSSKETSKDGLSAGSFTLETRTSWSSECQIPAAVLAEEIETKPEALHSSKLDKVSIIEKLVENACGRQRGTVKKRRGKRKRKDCSRDVKEGSVGDSGLLDSGDAVTVSRSKENSTSNCCEVSRSCGLDDQNGGSAKDEVDHLMRVFSSILEHKSASTFRRRLDSQKRGRYKKMIRKHMDFDTLRSRIASRSIISVKEVFRDVLLLANNALVFYSKNTREYKSALLLRDFTIKTLRPHFDDSSTNTNALSANLSPKTTMYNPPVKPRSIRHGIRKSPEKASTPENAGKKTSNAAGKKQSDTNTISVVDSLAMKKKSFGRPKKIGRKNKAQQSQTPTKGRKRGRTR, encoded by the exons ATGTCGTTGCCGATGAAGTCCGAGCCCGTTCCCTTTGCCCCTACACTTTCACCCCCcag GACTTTGTTTGAGGAGCTGCGAAAGAAGCGAATGGAAGAATTGAGGCAAGCTTTAGAGCTATCTGAAGACTCAATAGG ATCTCTGGAAACAAAACTTGAAACTCTCAAGGCTGAGAAAGGAGATTGTGGTCAGATCAACTATGACTCCAGCCAAACAGAGTCACCTGTACCTTTCCAAAAATCGGAAGGATTTGTATCTTCCAGTAAGGAGACTTCGAAAGATGGGCTATCTGCTGGCAGTTTCACTCTGGAAACTAGGACAAGCTGGTCCTCTGAATGTCAGATTCCAGCTGCTGTCTTAGCAGAAGAGATTGAGACTAAGCCTGAAGCTTTACACTCTTCTAAGCTGGACAAAGTCTCGATCATTGAGAAGTTGGTAGAAAATGCATGTGGAAGACAAAGAGGGACTGTAAAGAAGAGAAGagggaagagaaagaggaaggaTTGTAGTAGGGATGTTAAAGAAGGTAGTGTTGGAGATAGTGGCCTTCTAGATTCAGGTGATGCTGTAACTGTCTCCCGGTCCAAAGAAAATTCAACCAGCAACTGTTGTGAGGTTTCTAGATCTTGTGGTTTAGATGATCAAAATGGAGGTTCAGCCAAGGATGAGGTAGACCATCTGATGAGGGTTTTTAGTTCTATTTTGGAGCATAAAAGTGCATCAACCTTTCGCCGCCGGCTTGATAGCCAG AAAAGAGGAAGATATAAGAAAATGATTAGGAAGCACATGGACTTTGACACTTTAAGATCAAGAATTGCAAGTCGCTCCATCATATCGGTTAAGGAAGTCTTTCGAGACGTGCTGCTGCTTGCTAACAATGCTTTAGTCTTTTACTCGAAGAACACACGCGAATACAAATCTGCTCTACTTCTCAGAGACTTCACCATCAAAACATTGCGGCCGCATTTTGATGATTCTAGCACCAACACCAATGCATTATCTGCCAACCTCTCCCCGAAAACAACAATGTATAATCCTCCTGTTAAACCCCGAAGCATTCGCCATGGCATTAGAAAGTCACCGGAAAAGGCAAGCACTCCTGAGAATGCTGGCAAGAAGACTTCAAATGCAGCAGGTAAAAAACAAAGTGACACCAACACCATTTCGGTGGTGGATTCGTTGgccatgaaaaagaaaagttttggTAGGCCTAAGAAAATAGGACGTAAAAATAAGGCTCAGCAATCCCAAACTCCCACCAAGGGAAGAAAAAGAGGTAGAACAAGGTAA
- the LOC107414235 gene encoding uncharacterized protein LOC107414235 isoform X1 yields METEEIGRRWGTWEELLLGGAVLRHGDRDWNVVADEVRARSLCPYTFTPQVCRAKYEDLQQRYSGCKTLFEELRKKRMEELRQALELSEDSIGSLETKLETLKAEKGDCGQINYDSSQTESPVPFQKSEGFVSSSKETSKDGLSAGSFTLETRTSWSSECQIPAAVLAEEIETKPEALHSSKLDKVSIIEKLVENACGRQRGTVKKRRGKRKRKDCSRDVKEGSVGDSGLLDSGDAVTVSRSKENSTSNCCEVSRSCGLDDQNGGSAKDEVDHLMRVFSSILEHKSASTFRRRLDSQKRGRYKKMIRKHMDFDTLRSRIASRSIISVKEVFRDVLLLANNALVFYSKNTREYKSALLLRDFTIKTLRPHFDDSSTNTNALSANLSPKTTMYNPPVKPRSIRHGIRKSPEKASTPENAGKKTSNAAGKKQSDTNTISVVDSLAMKKKSFGRPKKIGRKNKAQQSQTPTKGRKRGRTR; encoded by the exons ATGGAGACGGAGGAGATTGGGAGGAGATGGGGCACATGGGAAGAGCTGTTATTGGGTGGGGCCGTGCTCAGGCACGGAGACCGAGACTGGAATGTCGTTGCCGATGAAGTCCGAGCCCGTTCCCTTTGCCCCTACACTTTCACCCCCcag GTGTGTAGAGCCAAATATGAAGACTTGCAACAGCGTTATTCAGGTTGCAA GACTTTGTTTGAGGAGCTGCGAAAGAAGCGAATGGAAGAATTGAGGCAAGCTTTAGAGCTATCTGAAGACTCAATAGG ATCTCTGGAAACAAAACTTGAAACTCTCAAGGCTGAGAAAGGAGATTGTGGTCAGATCAACTATGACTCCAGCCAAACAGAGTCACCTGTACCTTTCCAAAAATCGGAAGGATTTGTATCTTCCAGTAAGGAGACTTCGAAAGATGGGCTATCTGCTGGCAGTTTCACTCTGGAAACTAGGACAAGCTGGTCCTCTGAATGTCAGATTCCAGCTGCTGTCTTAGCAGAAGAGATTGAGACTAAGCCTGAAGCTTTACACTCTTCTAAGCTGGACAAAGTCTCGATCATTGAGAAGTTGGTAGAAAATGCATGTGGAAGACAAAGAGGGACTGTAAAGAAGAGAAGagggaagagaaagaggaaggaTTGTAGTAGGGATGTTAAAGAAGGTAGTGTTGGAGATAGTGGCCTTCTAGATTCAGGTGATGCTGTAACTGTCTCCCGGTCCAAAGAAAATTCAACCAGCAACTGTTGTGAGGTTTCTAGATCTTGTGGTTTAGATGATCAAAATGGAGGTTCAGCCAAGGATGAGGTAGACCATCTGATGAGGGTTTTTAGTTCTATTTTGGAGCATAAAAGTGCATCAACCTTTCGCCGCCGGCTTGATAGCCAG AAAAGAGGAAGATATAAGAAAATGATTAGGAAGCACATGGACTTTGACACTTTAAGATCAAGAATTGCAAGTCGCTCCATCATATCGGTTAAGGAAGTCTTTCGAGACGTGCTGCTGCTTGCTAACAATGCTTTAGTCTTTTACTCGAAGAACACACGCGAATACAAATCTGCTCTACTTCTCAGAGACTTCACCATCAAAACATTGCGGCCGCATTTTGATGATTCTAGCACCAACACCAATGCATTATCTGCCAACCTCTCCCCGAAAACAACAATGTATAATCCTCCTGTTAAACCCCGAAGCATTCGCCATGGCATTAGAAAGTCACCGGAAAAGGCAAGCACTCCTGAGAATGCTGGCAAGAAGACTTCAAATGCAGCAGGTAAAAAACAAAGTGACACCAACACCATTTCGGTGGTGGATTCGTTGgccatgaaaaagaaaagttttggTAGGCCTAAGAAAATAGGACGTAAAAATAAGGCTCAGCAATCCCAAACTCCCACCAAGGGAAGAAAAAGAGGTAGAACAAGGTAA